From the genome of Thermomicrobiales bacterium, one region includes:
- a CDS encoding dipeptidase, whose amino-acid sequence MTNATIREYLDAHAAQYDAELVEFLRMRSVSTDPKHAADTRKTAEWVAERARKAGVTEVSLIETPLHPVVYGRWETSNEKPTLLIYGHYDVQPVDPIELWDSDPFEPTERDGRIYARGSSDMKMNLLGILQGIEALAATKGELPINLILLFEGEEEIGSPNLPNVVAEYASELKSDFIMSGDGGMMGVGKPALSIGVKGLVGCQVNLTTSSTDLHSGSYGAAVPNAVRAIAELAASFHNPDGSVAIEGFYDDVRPLTDEEREDIAVVAEMSSDEEFMEEAGVTAILGEAGYTVLELRWTRPTIDFNGIWGGFTGEGSKTVTPAKAHLKITSRLVPDQRPARILKLIEAHIARHTPVGATIEVVPGKGSANPSLLSKDAPGMAEAMAVLTAVVGESPALVRSGGTVPITDVFTEILGIGPVTIGFGLPGSRAHAPNEWIRPEEVAISRLAYAEYFQALGG is encoded by the coding sequence ATGACCAACGCCACCATCAGGGAGTATCTCGACGCGCACGCCGCGCAGTACGACGCCGAGCTCGTCGAGTTCCTGCGCATGCGAAGCGTCAGCACCGATCCGAAACACGCCGCTGACACGCGAAAGACGGCGGAATGGGTGGCGGAACGCGCTCGCAAAGCAGGAGTGACCGAGGTTTCCTTGATCGAAACCCCGCTCCATCCGGTCGTCTACGGTCGGTGGGAAACCTCGAATGAAAAACCGACACTGCTCATCTACGGGCATTACGACGTCCAGCCGGTCGATCCGATCGAGCTCTGGGATTCCGATCCGTTCGAGCCGACCGAGCGCGACGGCAGAATCTATGCCCGTGGTTCGTCGGATATGAAGATGAACCTGCTCGGCATCCTGCAGGGAATCGAAGCACTGGCCGCGACAAAGGGTGAACTGCCGATCAACCTGATTCTGCTGTTCGAAGGCGAAGAGGAGATCGGCAGCCCGAACTTGCCAAACGTCGTCGCCGAATACGCGTCCGAACTCAAGTCGGACTTCATCATGTCAGGTGACGGCGGCATGATGGGCGTCGGGAAACCGGCGCTCTCGATCGGTGTCAAGGGCCTGGTCGGTTGCCAGGTCAATCTGACGACCAGTTCGACCGATCTGCACTCCGGATCATATGGCGCCGCCGTTCCCAACGCCGTGCGCGCCATTGCTGAGCTCGCGGCATCGTTCCACAACCCCGATGGGTCAGTTGCCATCGAGGGCTTCTACGATGACGTGCGGCCGTTAACGGACGAGGAGCGCGAGGATATCGCCGTAGTTGCCGAGATGAGCTCCGACGAGGAATTCATGGAAGAGGCCGGCGTCACGGCCATTCTTGGGGAGGCGGGTTACACCGTTCTGGAGTTGCGCTGGACCCGGCCTACTATCGATTTCAACGGCATCTGGGGTGGATTCACCGGCGAAGGGAGCAAGACGGTCACGCCAGCCAAGGCGCACCTCAAGATCACCAGCCGACTGGTGCCCGACCAGCGGCCCGCCAGGATCCTGAAGCTCATCGAGGCTCATATCGCGCGGCACACACCGGTTGGCGCGACGATCGAAGTGGTTCCCGGCAAAGGATCGGCCAACCCATCCTTGCTCTCGAAAGACGCTCCCGGAATGGCCGAGGCGATGGCGGTATTGACTGCAGTCGTCGGTGAGTCGCCTGCGTTGGTGCGTTCAGGCGGCACCGTGCCGATCACTGATGTCTTCACGGAGATTCTCGGAATCGGCCCGGTCACCATCGGGTTCGGACTCCCCGGCAGCCGCGCCCACGCGCCGAACGAATGGATTCGCCCGGAGGAAGTCGCGATTTCACGGCTCGCGTACGCGGAGTACTTCCAGGCGTTGGGCGGCTGA
- a CDS encoding Gfo/Idh/MocA family oxidoreductase: MIGCGAIAQIQHLPHLKELRGEFEISALSDISAKLLAAVGAEYDVPPERQYLDYHELVASELDAVIVCSSGSHAGPSIAAAQAGKHVLVEKPMCTTVREAREMVAAAETAGVVLMVAYMKQYEPAYRYARERVREMSDVRFIQVNHLHPDNSLHISEFDVLRFDDYPASALEATQAEHRALIAEAIGYPGGDAVPPSMEYAYSLILGSMIHDIGNLHGTFGPPTAVLSTEIWAEGHGISTVLAYDDEKRAVCTWVDLPDLWEFKETMEVYGSRERVIASFPTGFARGLPSTVSVHGMDSDRLPWRKELSWHDNPFKLELQHFGACIREGKRPETDGRSTIHDISLVREIVLAYLGKTEIRHEH; the protein is encoded by the coding sequence GTGATCGGCTGCGGAGCGATTGCCCAGATTCAGCACCTCCCGCACTTGAAGGAGCTGCGCGGGGAATTCGAGATTTCGGCGCTGAGCGATATTTCGGCGAAGCTCCTCGCGGCTGTCGGCGCCGAATACGACGTGCCACCGGAACGGCAGTATCTCGACTACCACGAACTGGTGGCCAGTGAGCTCGATGCGGTAATCGTCTGCTCTTCTGGCTCACATGCCGGCCCGAGCATCGCTGCCGCTCAGGCCGGAAAGCACGTTCTGGTGGAAAAACCGATGTGCACCACCGTGCGCGAGGCCAGGGAGATGGTCGCTGCGGCGGAGACCGCTGGTGTCGTCCTGATGGTGGCGTACATGAAGCAGTACGAACCTGCGTATCGCTACGCGCGCGAACGGGTGCGGGAGATGAGCGATGTTCGGTTCATTCAGGTCAACCATCTTCATCCCGACAACAGCCTGCACATCTCCGAATTCGATGTTCTGCGGTTCGACGATTACCCCGCGAGCGCGCTCGAGGCGACCCAGGCCGAGCATCGCGCGCTGATTGCCGAAGCGATCGGCTATCCCGGTGGGGATGCCGTACCACCCTCGATGGAGTACGCCTATTCACTCATCCTCGGCAGCATGATCCACGACATCGGCAATTTGCATGGAACCTTTGGACCGCCGACTGCGGTGCTCAGCACCGAAATCTGGGCCGAGGGTCACGGCATTTCCACGGTGTTGGCTTATGACGACGAGAAGCGAGCCGTCTGCACGTGGGTCGACTTGCCCGACCTGTGGGAATTTAAGGAGACGATGGAGGTCTATGGCTCACGTGAACGGGTCATCGCATCGTTCCCAACCGGGTTTGCGCGTGGGTTGCCGTCGACGGTGTCGGTTCATGGTATGGACAGCGACCGTCTGCCATGGCGCAAGGAGTTGAGCTGGCACGACAACCCGTTCAAGCTCGAGCTGCAGCATTTCGGGGCGTGCATTCGCGAAGGCAAGCGACCAGAAACCGACGGCCGCAGCACGATTCATGACATTTCGCTCGTACGGGAGATCGTGCTCGCGTACCTCGGCAAGACGGAGATTCGGCATGAGCATTGA
- a CDS encoding cupin domain-containing protein, giving the protein MSIEVFDCRSDVRNVVITPEIRSRFLRMEPGEVAVRHSHDLGHEVFLILEGECEFEIDGERAVLGPGQMCFARRDQMHQVRTVGDVPMTMYLSVTPHIDPTHTLWNEDGEKLPYHYGGATINERAAQAGSDIDLAELGQRHRAAARALEVAARANTEAQLAGIDALTEAMSAGDRAAVRAAVDAMWAPLFQTYRALLDLSETWNTLAPEAGAPIEE; this is encoded by the coding sequence ATGAGCATTGAGGTCTTCGATTGCCGCAGCGATGTGCGCAATGTGGTGATCACACCGGAGATCCGCTCGCGGTTCCTTCGCATGGAACCGGGAGAGGTCGCGGTGCGCCATTCGCACGATCTGGGGCATGAGGTTTTTCTCATTCTGGAGGGGGAGTGCGAATTCGAGATCGATGGCGAGCGCGCGGTGCTTGGCCCTGGCCAGATGTGCTTTGCGCGACGCGATCAGATGCACCAGGTGCGCACGGTCGGTGATGTTCCGATGACGATGTATCTCTCGGTCACTCCGCATATCGACCCGACGCACACGTTGTGGAACGAAGATGGCGAGAAACTGCCCTACCACTACGGCGGCGCCACGATCAACGAGCGAGCCGCGCAAGCGGGATCAGACATCGATCTGGCGGAGCTTGGTCAACGCCATCGCGCAGCCGCGCGCGCTCTGGAAGTTGCCGCTCGCGCCAATACTGAAGCGCAGCTGGCAGGTATCGATGCGTTGACCGAGGCCATGAGTGCTGGTGACCGTGCTGCAGTGCGCGCTGCCGTGGATGCAATGTGGGCGCCGCTCTTCCAGACCTATCGGGCACTGCTCGATCTCAGCGAAACCTGGAACACGCTCGCGCCGGAGGCCGGAGCTCCGATCGAAGAATAG
- the metH gene encoding methionine synthase — MSDLLQLARERVVVYDGSMGATILNMQLTAEDYGGKEGCNDYLVMVQPHIIEGIHASYLELGVDVIETDTFGGSLIKLEEYGLGEQTYELNRTAAALARKMADEYSTASQPRYVAGSIGPTGLLPASEDPMLGNHRFLEIVDLFTDQIRGLIDGGSDILIIETVQDILELKAAIYCAMKLREAGGRAVPIHASLTLDTSERMLLGTDIAAGLSILEHLPVDFIGLNCSTGPEHMREPARYLGEHSTKPVAIIPNAGIPINQNGLAVFPLEPDSMARQLREMTESFQVGIVGGCCGTTPEHLKETLREVGKRPVTLRPESPRRQIASMIRAVDLTQEPAPMIVGERLNAQGSRKVKRLALADDFDGMVAIGVEQVEEGAHALDVCMALTERADEQEIVRTLVKKLALNVEAPLVIDSTEAGVIKDALEQYPGRAIVNSINMENGRTRIDSVMPLVKDHGAAVVALTIDEIGMAKTRQRKLDIAQTIYDIVTQEYDLPGDSLIFDALTFTLATGDPEFNESAIETIEGIRAIKAAMPEVYTILGVSNVSFGLSQPARRVLNAVFLYHCVEAGLDLAIIHPSHVIPFAEIPEEERKLAEDLVFYRRPEALQEFIQFFEGREDVAASGGPDPMAGMTVRERLHYRIVYRKKEGVEADIDQAVAEAGDPVDVLNNVLLPAMKEVGDKFGAGELILPFVLQSAEVMKRAVAQLETYMERVEGASKGVVVLATVYGDVHDIGKNLVNTILSNNGYTVHDLGKQVPVTRIIEKAVEVDATAIGLSALLVSTSKQMPLCVEELRHRDLHFPVMIGGAAINRPYAQRTLFAGGDGAYESGVFYAKDAFEGLSIMDRLIVPEERSKLLAKTVEDATRALDKPMRQSFTLQEELLQVAESTVPLAPIVTPPFWGVIEPTDFTLADVWPHLDLKTLFRLHWGGKGVKDDEWVELLREEFHPRLQRMQADAEENGWLEPRVRYGYFPVNRDGNDVVFFDPNDPEQEVGRMTFPRQPARERLCLADYFAPIEVGERDTAVLQIVTAGKKATQRTEALQAAGDYSESYFTHGLSVQTAEGLAEYVHQRVRAEMGIGPEQGKRYSWGYPACPDLSHHELVEKLLDAPSIGVRLTEGFQFDPEQTTAAIVVHHPAAKYYAMLRAGGDE; from the coding sequence ATGAGTGATCTTCTCCAACTCGCCCGCGAGCGGGTAGTCGTTTACGACGGCTCGATGGGCGCCACCATTCTCAACATGCAGCTCACCGCCGAGGACTATGGCGGCAAGGAGGGATGCAACGACTACCTCGTGATGGTGCAACCGCACATCATCGAAGGGATTCATGCGTCCTATCTCGAGCTCGGCGTCGATGTCATCGAAACCGACACCTTTGGCGGCAGTCTGATCAAGCTCGAAGAGTATGGGCTTGGTGAGCAGACCTATGAGCTGAATCGCACCGCCGCTGCCCTGGCGCGCAAGATGGCGGACGAGTATTCGACTGCCAGCCAGCCGCGCTATGTTGCTGGCTCGATCGGTCCGACGGGACTCTTGCCCGCTTCCGAAGATCCGATGCTGGGCAATCATCGCTTCCTCGAAATCGTGGATCTCTTTACCGACCAGATTCGGGGGTTGATCGACGGCGGCAGCGACATTCTCATCATCGAGACCGTCCAGGACATTCTCGAACTGAAGGCAGCGATCTATTGCGCCATGAAGTTGCGGGAAGCCGGTGGCCGGGCGGTGCCGATTCATGCCTCGCTGACACTCGATACCTCGGAGCGCATGCTGCTTGGCACCGATATTGCCGCGGGGCTGAGCATTCTGGAGCATCTGCCGGTCGATTTCATCGGATTGAATTGCTCGACCGGTCCCGAGCACATGCGCGAACCGGCAAGATACCTGGGCGAGCACAGCACCAAACCGGTGGCGATCATTCCCAACGCCGGGATACCGATCAATCAGAACGGTTTGGCAGTCTTCCCGCTCGAACCAGACTCGATGGCGCGCCAGTTGCGCGAAATGACCGAGAGTTTCCAGGTCGGTATCGTTGGCGGCTGCTGCGGCACGACTCCCGAGCACCTGAAAGAGACGCTGCGGGAGGTCGGTAAACGCCCGGTGACGTTGCGGCCGGAATCGCCGCGACGGCAGATCGCATCGATGATCCGCGCGGTCGACCTCACCCAGGAACCCGCGCCGATGATCGTTGGTGAGCGGCTGAATGCGCAGGGTTCGCGCAAGGTCAAACGGCTGGCGCTGGCGGACGACTTCGACGGCATGGTGGCGATCGGGGTCGAGCAGGTCGAGGAAGGCGCGCACGCGCTGGACGTGTGTATGGCGCTCACCGAGCGCGCCGACGAGCAAGAGATCGTGCGCACGCTGGTAAAGAAACTCGCGCTCAATGTCGAGGCCCCGTTGGTGATCGACTCGACCGAGGCCGGCGTGATCAAGGACGCGCTCGAGCAGTATCCGGGCCGGGCCATCGTCAACTCGATCAATATGGAAAATGGCCGAACGCGCATCGATTCAGTCATGCCGTTGGTCAAGGACCATGGCGCGGCGGTGGTTGCGTTGACCATCGACGAAATCGGCATGGCGAAGACTCGCCAGCGCAAGCTGGACATTGCCCAGACCATCTACGACATCGTCACCCAGGAATATGACTTGCCGGGTGATTCCTTGATCTTTGATGCCCTGACGTTCACGCTGGCGACCGGTGATCCCGAGTTCAACGAATCCGCCATCGAAACGATCGAGGGCATTCGCGCGATCAAGGCGGCCATGCCCGAGGTCTATACGATCCTGGGCGTCTCGAACGTCTCGTTCGGGCTCAGCCAACCGGCACGGCGCGTGCTGAATGCGGTTTTCCTCTATCACTGCGTGGAGGCCGGACTCGATCTCGCGATCATCCATCCGTCCCATGTCATCCCCTTCGCCGAGATCCCCGAGGAAGAGCGCAAGCTCGCCGAAGACCTGGTCTTCTACCGGCGGCCGGAAGCGTTGCAGGAGTTCATTCAGTTCTTCGAAGGACGAGAGGACGTCGCGGCCAGCGGCGGACCCGACCCGATGGCGGGCATGACCGTCCGCGAACGGTTGCACTACCGCATCGTCTATCGCAAGAAAGAGGGCGTCGAGGCCGATATCGACCAGGCAGTGGCCGAAGCAGGCGATCCGGTCGATGTGCTGAACAACGTGTTGCTTCCGGCGATGAAGGAAGTCGGTGACAAGTTCGGCGCTGGCGAGCTGATCCTGCCATTTGTGCTGCAATCGGCCGAAGTCATGAAACGCGCGGTCGCCCAGCTCGAGACCTATATGGAACGGGTCGAGGGGGCGTCCAAGGGGGTGGTCGTGCTGGCCACGGTCTATGGCGATGTGCATGACATCGGCAAGAACCTGGTCAACACCATTCTGAGCAACAACGGCTACACCGTGCACGATCTCGGCAAACAGGTGCCGGTGACCAGAATCATCGAAAAAGCCGTCGAGGTCGATGCGACTGCGATCGGGCTTTCGGCGTTGCTGGTGTCCACGAGCAAGCAGATGCCGCTTTGCGTCGAGGAACTGCGGCATCGGGATCTTCATTTCCCGGTGATGATCGGCGGGGCAGCGATCAACCGCCCCTATGCCCAACGGACGCTGTTCGCCGGTGGCGACGGCGCCTATGAGTCCGGTGTCTTCTACGCTAAGGACGCGTTCGAGGGGCTTTCGATCATGGATCGCCTGATCGTGCCCGAAGAACGTTCGAAACTCCTTGCCAAGACGGTAGAGGATGCGACCAGAGCGCTCGACAAGCCGATGCGGCAGTCGTTCACCCTGCAGGAAGAGCTTCTGCAGGTGGCGGAATCGACGGTGCCGCTGGCGCCGATCGTGACACCGCCGTTCTGGGGCGTCATCGAACCGACCGATTTCACCCTGGCCGATGTCTGGCCGCATCTCGATCTGAAGACGCTCTTCCGGCTGCACTGGGGTGGCAAGGGCGTCAAGGACGACGAGTGGGTCGAACTTCTGCGCGAAGAGTTCCATCCGCGGTTGCAGCGCATGCAGGCCGACGCCGAGGAGAACGGCTGGCTGGAGCCTCGGGTGCGCTATGGGTATTTCCCGGTCAACCGCGACGGGAATGACGTCGTCTTCTTCGATCCGAACGACCCGGAACAGGAAGTCGGCCGGATGACCTTCCCGCGCCAACCGGCACGCGAGCGGCTCTGTCTGGCGGATTATTTCGCGCCAATCGAGGTGGGCGAACGCGACACCGCCGTGCTGCAGATCGTGACTGCCGGGAAGAAAGCAACCCAGCGAACCGAGGCGCTGCAGGCCGCGGGCGATTACTCCGAGAGCTACTTCACGCACGGGCTGAGTGTGCAAACCGCAGAGGGACTGGCCGAATACGTCCACCAGCGGGTGCGGGCGGAGATGGGAATCGGCCCGGAACAGGGGAAACGCTACTCGTGGGGCTATCCGGCCTGCCCTGACCTGTCGCATCATGAATTGGTCGAGAAGCTGCTGGATGCGCCCTCGATCGGCGTCAGGCTGACCGAGGGTTTCCAGTTCGATCCGGAACAGACGACTGCGGCCATCGTGGTGCATCATCCGGCCGCGAAGTACTACGCTATGCTCCGCGCCGGCGGGGATGAGTGA
- the metG gene encoding methionine--tRNA ligase → MSERSFYITTAIDYPNGEPHIGHTLEKVSADVVARYHRLLGDNTAFCMGLDENSQHIVRAAKENNVSPQVWTDLMDEKFTRAWNALEISVDAWTRTTEPRHMRASVELFERAQQNGDIYKHVYAGWYCPNCNNYYTDAELVDGRCPNHPSITPDWLEEENYFFALSKYEDKLRAHFDAHPEFVTPASRFPEMKALLESGLKDFSVSRRVRDGSDAWGIPVPGDPGQVMYVWFDALTTYLTAVGFPDDMERFNTYWPADSQVIGKDITRFHCLYWPAMLMSAGLPLPRRIVVHGFLTLEGQRISKTTGNVIDPVELAEEFGPDPIRFYLTRDTSFASDGDFSRANLIRRYNDDLGNDLGNLLNRIVAMIGRYREGAIPAPGEDGEIERALQAVAAEATRVSAEQIENWELNVALESIWVLVRRVNQYLEERKPWTLAKDPEKARELDTVLWSAAEATRIAGLLLAPYIPMTSDKLMDQLGLDPVAAGDLVSKIGWGSVELDSVRPAGPLFPKWEE, encoded by the coding sequence GTGAGCGAGCGATCGTTCTACATCACGACCGCGATCGACTATCCGAATGGGGAGCCGCATATCGGGCATACGCTCGAGAAGGTGTCCGCCGACGTAGTTGCGCGCTATCACCGGCTGTTGGGCGACAACACCGCGTTCTGCATGGGGCTGGACGAGAACAGCCAGCACATCGTGCGGGCGGCGAAGGAGAACAACGTCTCGCCCCAGGTGTGGACCGACCTGATGGACGAGAAGTTCACCCGGGCCTGGAACGCGCTGGAGATCAGCGTCGATGCCTGGACCCGCACCACCGAGCCGCGGCACATGCGCGCATCGGTGGAGCTGTTCGAGCGCGCGCAGCAGAACGGCGACATCTACAAGCATGTCTACGCCGGTTGGTATTGCCCGAATTGCAACAACTACTACACCGACGCGGAGCTGGTCGACGGGCGTTGTCCGAACCATCCGTCCATAACGCCGGACTGGCTCGAAGAAGAGAACTACTTCTTCGCGTTGAGCAAGTACGAAGACAAGCTGCGCGCGCATTTCGACGCGCACCCGGAGTTCGTTACGCCCGCGTCGCGCTTCCCGGAGATGAAGGCGCTGCTCGAATCCGGTCTGAAGGATTTCTCGGTCTCACGCCGTGTGCGCGACGGTAGCGATGCCTGGGGCATCCCCGTGCCGGGCGATCCGGGCCAAGTGATGTATGTCTGGTTCGACGCGTTGACCACATATCTCACCGCGGTTGGATTCCCGGACGACATGGAACGATTCAACACGTACTGGCCAGCCGATTCGCAAGTGATCGGCAAGGACATCACGCGCTTCCATTGTCTCTATTGGCCGGCAATGCTGATGTCGGCCGGACTGCCATTGCCACGGCGTATCGTGGTGCACGGCTTTCTGACGCTCGAAGGTCAGCGCATCTCGAAAACCACCGGCAATGTCATCGATCCGGTCGAGCTCGCGGAGGAGTTTGGGCCGGATCCGATCCGGTTCTACCTGACGCGCGATACCTCCTTTGCATCCGACGGCGATTTCTCGCGCGCCAATCTGATTCGCCGCTACAACGACGATCTGGGCAACGATCTCGGCAACCTGCTCAATCGCATCGTGGCGATGATCGGCCGGTATCGTGAGGGAGCGATTCCGGCGCCTGGTGAGGACGGGGAGATCGAGCGGGCGTTGCAGGCGGTCGCCGCTGAGGCGACCCGCGTTTCCGCCGAGCAGATCGAGAACTGGGAACTGAACGTCGCGCTGGAGAGCATCTGGGTGCTCGTGCGGCGGGTGAACCAGTATTTGGAAGAACGCAAGCCCTGGACGCTAGCCAAGGACCCGGAGAAGGCCAGGGAGCTCGACACCGTGCTCTGGTCAGCGGCTGAGGCGACACGTATTGCCGGGCTGCTCCTGGCGCCTTACATCCCGATGACAAGCGACAAGCTGATGGATCAGCTCGGGCTCGATCCGGTGGCCGCGGGTGATCTGGTGTCGAAGATCGGGTGGGGGAGCGTCGAGCTTGACTCGGTGCGGCCGGCAGGACCGTTGTTCCCGAAGTGGGAAGAGTAG
- a CDS encoding metalloregulator ArsR/SmtB family transcription factor codes for MGELVLGRPTFQIKYAVSLPVDLVSYMSLVYRAVPGSGLHPSLVAARRALSDPIQSDLDLLHGFSGRLLYYMEEPSMRFQPLRPERKNSSFDEFKHFLKQLSPEDYREMAFHSLQRVHQDLQTGATTPPLSDARAWREYVLPALTTASPEDVYALVLDPADLKRRTIGLIQGVWDAGYAADYAKHHEILEKAGELAAKTTSQGFGLAFPELTGNRLPAPLVSRLNDIETVTFCPSYYLNNFVSYILYPPQLIVFFAAPEFINRSRAAISQNGHALRQVNEATIDLTDDQFLDALRALGDSNRLRILDLLSARELYAQEIVGRLNIAQSAVSRHLSLLERAGLVRVRPRGGMKYYEIDKKRLDDVARALQFRAGN; via the coding sequence ATGGGTGAACTCGTTCTCGGCCGGCCGACCTTCCAGATCAAGTACGCGGTGTCGTTACCGGTCGACTTGGTCTCGTACATGTCGCTCGTCTACCGGGCTGTGCCTGGAAGCGGGCTCCATCCGTCACTGGTCGCCGCCAGGCGCGCCCTCTCCGATCCGATCCAGAGCGACCTCGATCTGCTGCATGGATTTTCCGGACGGCTCCTTTACTACATGGAAGAGCCGTCGATGCGCTTCCAGCCGCTGCGCCCTGAACGGAAGAACTCGAGTTTCGACGAGTTCAAGCACTTCCTGAAGCAACTCTCTCCCGAAGACTACCGGGAGATGGCGTTCCATTCCCTGCAGCGGGTGCATCAGGATTTGCAGACCGGCGCCACCACACCGCCCCTGAGCGACGCGCGCGCCTGGCGCGAATACGTGCTGCCTGCGCTGACGACCGCCTCGCCAGAGGATGTCTACGCGCTCGTGCTCGACCCGGCCGACCTGAAACGCCGCACCATAGGGCTCATTCAGGGTGTCTGGGATGCAGGGTACGCGGCCGACTATGCCAAGCATCATGAGATCCTCGAGAAAGCCGGCGAGCTGGCCGCCAAGACGACAAGCCAGGGATTCGGTCTTGCCTTTCCCGAGCTCACCGGCAACCGTCTGCCGGCGCCATTGGTGAGCCGCCTGAACGACATCGAGACGGTGACGTTCTGCCCCTCCTACTATCTGAACAACTTCGTCAGCTACATCCTCTATCCGCCGCAGCTCATCGTCTTCTTCGCCGCCCCCGAGTTCATCAACCGGTCGCGTGCTGCCATCTCACAAAACGGGCATGCGCTGCGTCAAGTAAACGAAGCCACGATCGACTTGACCGACGATCAGTTTCTCGATGCTCTGCGCGCGCTCGGAGATTCGAACCGGCTCCGGATTCTCGATCTCCTTTCCGCTCGGGAGCTCTATGCGCAGGAAATCGTCGGTCGCCTCAATATCGCGCAATCGGCGGTATCGCGGCATCTCTCACTGCTGGAACGAGCGGGCCTGGTTCGGGTCCGGCCCCGCGGCGGGATGAAGTATTACGAGATCGACAAGAAGCGCCTGGACGACGTCGCGCGTGCGTTACAGTTCCGGGCAGGAAATTAG
- a CDS encoding cupin domain-containing protein produces the protein MPSDENVPPTYWGTIDEMPSLSPLPGVTMWPAAGSRMMINFVRIDPGAEVPLHAHPHEQGGTVIEGLIHMTIDGETRALRAGDVYIAPPNAVHGATAGPEGCLVVDVFAPPREDYVIPAE, from the coding sequence ATGCCCAGCGACGAAAACGTGCCCCCAACCTACTGGGGAACGATCGACGAGATGCCCAGCCTGAGCCCGTTGCCCGGCGTCACCATGTGGCCGGCGGCTGGGTCGAGGATGATGATCAACTTCGTGCGCATCGATCCAGGCGCCGAGGTTCCGCTTCACGCGCATCCGCACGAACAGGGTGGCACGGTGATCGAGGGCCTTATCCATATGACCATCGATGGCGAAACCCGCGCTTTGCGCGCTGGCGATGTCTACATCGCGCCACCGAACGCCGTGCATGGCGCGACCGCGGGACCAGAGGGCTGCCTTGTCGTCGATGTCTTCGCGCCGCCACGCGAGGACTACGTCATTCCTGCCGAATAG
- a CDS encoding DUF2325 domain-containing protein, translated as MSDPRTTDQANGLLDLETSAELLLDAASAGRFESELARLLSDLDRSSEARAPVDDFRFRMLMFDVAIVSTNDPALRCERAEDMLSSAVAAGEPAWSAIRSSSRLDEIEMLATEHETGFSLLELLAYSTDAGMRSFAVSHIEAVGMQQLDRGADSRSCERLLHAVGASPEAYRLEADRKMRRTISFDDDVPGELPDMLANRTIALAGGHAQLRVTAAALLQRHGIEVASIPSSREAVRRERDIVQVLQGCDLAVVLVRLITHSTSDQVRRGAARMGVPVLFSNAQSAVSVERQLLDYSGWSRKE; from the coding sequence ATGAGCGATCCACGCACCACGGACCAGGCGAACGGGTTGCTCGATCTGGAGACTTCGGCGGAGCTGTTGCTGGATGCGGCCTCGGCTGGCCGGTTCGAGAGCGAGCTTGCGCGTTTGCTGTCCGACCTCGATCGTTCGTCCGAGGCGCGCGCGCCCGTCGACGACTTTCGTTTTCGCATGCTGATGTTCGATGTGGCGATCGTGTCGACGAACGACCCAGCGCTCCGGTGCGAACGGGCCGAAGACATGCTGAGTTCCGCGGTTGCGGCGGGCGAACCGGCCTGGTCGGCGATTCGGTCCTCGAGCCGGCTGGACGAGATCGAAATGCTGGCGACCGAACATGAGACCGGGTTTTCGCTATTGGAGCTGCTGGCGTATTCCACCGACGCCGGAATGCGGTCGTTTGCGGTCAGCCACATCGAGGCCGTAGGCATGCAACAACTCGATCGGGGAGCCGACAGCCGGAGTTGCGAGCGATTACTCCACGCAGTTGGCGCGTCACCCGAAGCGTATCGGCTCGAGGCGGATCGGAAGATGCGCCGGACGATCTCCTTTGACGATGATGTGCCGGGTGAGTTGCCTGACATGCTCGCCAATCGAACGATCGCACTCGCGGGAGGTCATGCCCAATTGCGCGTCACCGCGGCCGCGCTGCTACAACGACATGGCATCGAAGTCGCGTCGATACCCTCCTCGCGCGAGGCAGTCCGGCGGGAGCGGGACATCGTGCAGGTCTTGCAAGGGTGCGATCTGGCGGTCGTGCTGGTGCGTCTGATCACGCACAGCACCAGCGACCAGGTCAGGAGAGGGGCAGCGCGCATGGGCGTGCCGGTGCTCTTTTCGAACGCGCAAAGCGCAGTTTCCGTCGAGCGGCAGTTGCTCGACTACAGCGGATGGTCGAGAAAGGAGTAG